A region from the Acyrthosiphon pisum isolate AL4f chromosome A1, pea_aphid_22Mar2018_4r6ur, whole genome shotgun sequence genome encodes:
- the LOC100168723 gene encoding uncharacterized protein LOC100168723, whose translation MKIFALTIVILALNGYVTRATSLDPLENVEIDETKTDRDDSRTKRSGNIFSSLLKKKFGLLSSITGSSSGKSIGHLDNFPEHFEEPLSYHTKSFSLWGVKKAIMSSVFQAAKAITGGVIALKGQLIKAKGHAVVAKGKLMQTKGEAISNFGKTIATHAFDVHHEPQLDVHSSVGLFNHLPVTPIHQPTSYGAATAFGYQGQAYPSNVYQGNSYQSNAYPSNAYSSNSYQVAAPSYQTGFGVPQTGYNGGVGYGGYGGNGFTAKRAVEQNAQESTAKQVQNAFDKDSVHAGLLIFKPIKMPVQNVPTAGNVVASQNTGSPQQAIGQRPSQQLGGAYIPAKFKTPQQGFGFQKQFPAGFQGDVLSDEYSQDLSPGYQVPDFGYQAPNLGYQAQNPVYQVPNPGYQVSNLGHQAPNPGYPSNGGSAEQTAGHGYSGGMQNFDFQQSAISQELGQQLAAISGQQLQQATFSQESLNSDQHDLASGVDVDERMAQPSYKRASQAINPKRGVSGSTGPSTPSVTADFDDGEGTKTKKRSAPLLPSHGDVIVPLKYHDNTTAEDQARLKQTVQRFFSMLQQKQR comes from the exons atcTTCGCGttaacaattgttattttagCCCTCAACGGTTATGTAACGAGAGCCACGTCACTGGACCCTCTCGAAAACGTAGAAATTGATGAGACAAAAACCGATAGAGACGACTCGAGAACCAAGAGGTCTGGAAACATATTTTCGTcactattgaagaaaaaattcGGATTACTCAGCTCAATAACCGGCTCGTCATCGGGTAAATCCATTGGTCATTTAGACAATTTTCCAGAACATTTCGAAGAACCATTG TCTTATCACACAAAATCATTCAGCTTATGGGGTGTTAAAAAGGCGATTATGTCGTCGGTGTTTCAAGCGGCTAAAGCGATAACGGGTGGAGTTATCGCTCTCAAGGGACAATTGATCAAGGCTAAAGGGCACGCGGTCGTGGCCAAAGGTAAGCTGATGCAGACCAAAGGTGAAGCGATTTCGAACTTTGGCAAAACCATTGCTACTCACGCGTTCGACGTCCACCATGAACCACAGCTAGACGTACATTCCTCCGTGGGCCTATTCAACCATCTGCCTGTTACGCCGATCCATCAGCCAACCA GCTACGGAGCTGCTACTGCGTTTGGATACCAAGGACAAGCGTACCCGAGCAACGTATACCAGGGCAACTCGTACCAGAGCAACGCGTACCCCAGCAACGCCTACTCCAGCAACTCGTACCAAGTCGCGGCTCCTAGTTACCAGACAGGGTTTGGGGTGCCACAAACCGGATACAACGGTGGAGTGGGTTACGGCGGATACGGCGGTAACGGTTTTACGGCAAAGAGAGCCGTAGAGCAGAATGCACAGGAATCGACTGCCAAACAAGTGCAAAATGCAT TCGACAAAGATTCGGTTCACGCAGGATTATTGATCTTCAAACCGATCAAAATGCCTGTGCAGAACGTACCGACGGCCGGCAATGTGGTGGCGTCTCAGAACACGGGCAGTCCACAGCAGGCGATCGGCCAAAGGCCGTCGCAGCAACTGGGCGGTGCGTACATTCCCGCGAAATTTAAAACGCCGCAGCAAGGTTTTGGATTTCAAAAACAGTTTCCAGCCGGATTCCAAGGGGACGTGCTATCCGACGAATACTCGCAGGACTTGAGCCCCGGTTACCAGGTACCGGACTTTGGTTATCAGGCACCGAATCTAGGTTACCAGGCACAGAACCCCGTTTACCAGGTGCCGAACCCCGGTTACCAGGTATCAAACCTCGGTCACCAGGCGCCGAACCCCGGTTACCCGTCGAACGGCGGAAGCGCCGAACAGACCGCGGGTCACGGTTACAGCGGCGGAATGCAGAACTTCGACTTCCAGCAGTCGGCCATCAGCCAAGAATTGGGCCAACAGCTGGCCGCGATCTCTGGCCAACAGCTGCAGCAGGCGACCTTTTCGCAGGAAAGTCTCAACAGTGACCAACACGACTTGGCTTCGGGCGTGGATGTGGACGAGCGGATGGCTCAGCCGTCGTACAAACGCGCTAGTCAGGCGATTAATCCCAAGCGAGGTGTGTCAGGATCGACGGGCCCGTCAACTCCTTCAGTCACTGCGGACTTCGACGATGGCGAAGGcacgaaaacgaaaaaacgaAGCGCGCCGCTGCTGCCGTCCCATGGTGACGTAATCGTGCCGCTGAAGTACCACGACAACACGACGGCGGAAGACCAAGCCAGATTGAAGCAAACCGTCCAACGGTTCTTCAGCATGCTACAGCAGAAACAGCGAT GA